GAACTTTGGGTTTTCCTTTTAGTGAAATGAGAGCCATTGGAGGATTTTCAGCAGAAGAGTGACCTGATTTTACTCACCCTTTACTGGAAATCTGTGGGACAGAACTAGAACTGAGGGTGCTACAACAATAAAGGTGAGCGTTGGCAGTGGTTTGACCAGAAGTGGGAATGAGAAACAGTTGGATTCTGTTTTCAAAGAGCTCACAGAACTTACTGATGGATTGTTATGTAGGATGTGAAAGGCAACGACAGAAATGACTCCAGCTAAAACAGTAAAATGCTGTTCACTAATTTCAGGATGATGGGAGAAGCTGTTTTGCAGagataatgaaagaaattgaagcttATTTAAGTTTGAAGTGCATATTTATTGGACTTTCAAGTTGAGATGTCAAGTAGCAGGGTCTCTTGAGTATGGAATACAAGGCTGTGGGCTACTGACTTAACATCCACAACATGAACATATGGGCAGCATCTCCACAGCAACAAACATCAGTTCAAAATAATCAGACAGATTTTCATCCTCCACGTCCATCTTCTCAGATCCATCAGGAGCCACAGAactaagggaagaaaaaaggtaGCATCAAATATAGAGCTGTCAAGCTGAGTTCCACAAATACGTTTCAGGAGGCCTGAGAACTCCTGGAATTGCAAGCAAAATATATGGGGAAAGTGGGCACATTTTGAAAAAGGTATGAATATCTATCACTGGGTCTCCAAAGTAACCCCTTCATGGTTCTAACTTTAACAGGTTATTTGAATGAAAATTGCAATATTATTGCATACCCTTATTACCAAGGGCATttttccacatttgtaaaatagggataactttttctgtgtgtttcaaAAATTACAGAAACAGACAATTACTAAAGAAAGCACCTGTAAAACTGCAAGTTAGGAATCCAGATGTCGTACgttgtccggagctgcgcgccccggccatggcaagtaattattgacgattaaacgcctgagcgctattcatttccacctctcacctccttcctagatttgtccttttcccctgtattaaatacctcacacaagatggcgctcttcctgctgcttcttcacccatctttcccacGTGCGAAAGTTGTTACTttatagcgcaggcgcaacatgacgtccgaccgttgaaaccgaaacctgcctggccacgccctccgaaatgagatcatttccaccttggcccaaccccttcctctccaagtgtatataaggcactgcattaccgccattaaacgagacttgatcagagcactgtcttgtctccatttctcgtgtctctcgttccccaaattcccactccctcctccagggcctgcttcgacgatcccgtgGGCCGGGATAGTACGTACAAAGCAAACATTCCTTACTTCTCTAACCCAGGGCTCGGTCCTTGCACTGCTTATCTTCATTATCAACCCTCTTTTCCTAAGAGATGTCATTTCACCTTCTGGCTTTTTTACTCTCATAGGAGTAAAAAAACTCAATTACGTTTCCAGCCGAGACCTCTTTTCTGAACTCCAGATTTGTGTATCAAACTGCTTACCTTCATATATCTTCCTCTTAGATATGTGTAATAAGCATCTCACATTCTCTCTGGATGTCCAAAACTAAGATATGGAATTCTTCCCAAAACTTGTTCCTTGAGTATTCTTCCCTGTTTTTAGCAACTGATACCTCCATTTCAGTTGCTGTCAGTGAAATAACTGGAATCATccataaattttctttctctcatactCTACACACTCAGTGGCTCAGAAATGAACTATCAACCTTCTTTCAAAGTAAATAAAGAATCCAGCCTCTACCACTAATACACAGAGCAAGCCACTGCCATCTCAACTCTTTTTTTAGTACCCTACTAACTGATCTCTGCTCCTATCCAGGCTCCATCACAGTTTATTCTTCATTACGCATCCAGacagctcattttaaaatataaatcagatcatCTCAGTCCTCTGCTGAAAACCCTGAGTGGCTCGCACCTCACTAGGAATAAAACCAAAGTAGTTACACTGGCCTATATACAAGGCCATATAGGAACAGCTTGCCTCCATTTGCCTTTCAGACCTCATCTCCATTCCTCTGCACCTCTTCTGCCCTTTTGCCCAGCCACAATAACTCTGCTATCTCCAGGCTTTGCTACCTGGTCTTCTATTTGGAATATTCTCTAGTCTTTATTTCTCCACTATCGCTTTATCAGTAAAGCTTTCCTTGACCCTATCATTTAAAATGACCACCTTCTCGACTggacgcggtgactcacacctgtaatcccagcactttgggaggccaagacaggaggatcacatgaagcAGGAGTTCAGGACGAGTCTAAACAaatatgtactaaaaatacaaaaattagctgggtgtggtggcgcatgcttgtaatcccagctacttgggaggctgagacactagaattgcttgaacccaagcgAGGTGTAGGTGGAAtgtgccgagatcgcaccattgcactgcagcctgggcaacagagcaagaccctacctcaaaaaaataaacatcacCTCCTCCCTCTTTAGCCTGTTTCAGTGATAGCACTTAGCACCATCTGATAGTTTTACTTACTTCATGTGTGAACACACACCCAATAGACTCCATGCATACAGAAAATactgttttgttcactgtcaTTCACTTCTATAATTCTCAGAGCCATtaacagtacctggcatatgTTATGTGctcaatttttgttcttgttaaatttatgtcCTCATACAAACCAGTGCCTTAGCTCCGATAACATCGTTCTTTTCATATTAATGCACAAGTCCATATCTTTGAAAAAGATGACACTCAAAGTAACTCCATTGATTTTCCCAATTTCAAACTTAGAACCCTACAATTTGCTTGCTGACCACAAAGAGGAAAAATCTGATTTTACAATGTAACTATCATCCTAAACCAGCAATTGTCCTATTATCTTCATCATAGATAAACCAGACATATGTCTCTGATGTGGTGCACCAGTATGTACATATAAACTCTTCCTGACAAGAATATAAACCTGATTTCAACTAAGTATACAAAAGTCACTTCTGCTCAGGACAGAGTATAGAAACCAAGTAAAATAACACCATTAGAAAAGCcaatgcaggccgggcgcggtggcttacgcctataaatcccaacactttgggaggccgaggcgggcggatcacgagctcaagagatggagatcatcctggccaacatgatgaaactccatctataccaaaaaatacaaaaattagctgggcgtagtggcgcgagcctgtagtcacttgggaggctaaggcagtagaatcaattgaacccgggaggcgaagttccagtgagccaagataacactTCACTCCAGCATGGCGACAGCatgagactcagcctcaaaaaaggaaaaaaaaaaaaaaaaaaagccaatccaAATCTCCTACAGGTTTAGTCTCTAGCAAATCATTGTCCTGATGCCTGAATGTATACTTTTTCAAAAGGCTAACACTGCTGATTAAGAATTTAAGTTTTAgtggccgggtgcaatggctcatgcctgcaatcccaacactttgggaggctgaggcggtcagatcacgaggtcagcagttcgagaccagcctggccaacacggtgaaaccccgtccctactaaaaatacaaaaattaggtgggcgactgtaatcccacctattcaggaggctgaggcaagagaatcgcttgaaaccgtaAGGCggaggatcgcgccactgcactccagcctggacgaaagAGCAACACTccgtttcaagaaaaaaaaataagttttggtgATGTTTCTATATTGCTCACTAACCGATACTCTACCTTTTAATGTTCTTATAATAcgcaaaaacacattttattaggTCTATTGGAAACAATACTTAATAGCTTTCGAATGAACATTTATATTGTTACCTCACACTGCCTTTTGCTGACCAAAGTTTTGTCAAAGTCAAAAGCAGCAGCGTACACGCCGCCTGTACTTAGATTTACGATCCTACTCAGGGAGATCTGTTGCGCTCACGGATTCTCCTTTAAGGACCGCCGCCTGGGTGTGAGCCTTCTTTGTTCTCAGCCCTCCCCGCCATTTTGAAAACAGTAACGTGGAGTCTTCCCCGAGTTTCCTACAAGTTCCTTAATCCGAGTCTTACGAACACTTCAAGCTTAAACTGAAAAGGAAAGCCCCACGACAATTATAAACCGTGCCAATACAGCTTACTGCTATCTAAAGCCCTAAGGTGTCCAAGAAAACTAAACGTTAAACATACCAACTACTCCCAAATAGGAAACAGCAGTAACTTTTAAGTTCTTTATGCCCAAATTCCTAAACATGCGCGATTAACCACGAAAAACTAAACGTTACCTGCAAATGCACACTAGTGCACAACGACTGCTTTTTCAGCAAAAACCTGGAACAGAACAGGGTAACAAGATGTCCGCTCTTTTACGAAAAAAGTGGGCGGCCCTAAAAAGGGCCTTtggttgaaaaagaaatactgagtGGAGTAAGCGGGAGCCTTAACCACCGAAGCCGTAAAGAGTGCGTCCCTGTCGCTTCAGCGCATAGACCACATCCATTGCTGTTACAGTCTTGCGTTTGGCGTGCTCCGTGTAAGTGACTGCATCACGAATCACGTTCTCCAGGAACACCTTCAGAACACCACGGGTCTCCTCATAGATAAGGCCAGAAATACGCTTGACACCGCCGCGGCGAGCAAGCCGCCGGATGGCTGGCTTGGTAATGCCCTGAATGTTGTCCCGCAAAACCTTGCGGTGACGCTTAGCGCCTCCCTTACCTAAGCCTTTCCCACCCTTGCCACGTCCAGACATGACTGAGCAGCTCCTAAAGTCGCTTTCAGGAACCTAAAAGCTGAGGAAACCTAGGACGCCCTTATATGCAGGGAATTCGGACCTAATTGAAGACTGAAAGCGCGCATACGGGAACTTTGGTCCTGCTTCTTGGTCTCACCCTACGCAGCCCCGCCCTGGATGACGTCACCAACAACTTCAGCCTTTGACATCTGAGCGCGGGCTCCGTGGAGGCGTCTCTCGCAATTGCTGGGAAATAGGAATAGGAGTTTTACGGCTGTTTTAACAGCTAAATCAGATTAAAGAAATCAGCATGTTTAAATTATTATCAATTGTTTCTTGAGTTGCTTTAGGACAATTGGAGACGAGCTTCGGTCCACAGGACCGAAAGCCTGAGGAGTCCAGCTCTGTCCCCAAGGTCACAGTGACTGGCATTTCTGCTGCCTGCTGTAAAACACATGCGGACCGAAACCTCCTTCGGAAGTGTTTGACAATTGCAAGATTTCACACTCTCTATCATCAAGCCAAGGGAAACGTAACCAAAACGGTTTTCTTCCCGATGGCGAAGACATGGTAGGTTAGTGATTCGTGGTAGAATTATCCCCCTCCGCGCGGAGGCTTGATTCTATTCCCAGTTTGTTCTCTTCTTTCCCTACTTATTAAAATTTGTAATTGCCATTTCAATATCTAAGTGCCCCTCACAACTGCACCCAGTGTGTGGGTTTCGGGgtgggttttggggttttttttttttctttttttattttattgagacagggtcttgctatgttgcctgcgTTCGCGTCCCGAAGTGCAGTgactgcaggcgtgagctactacaGAGTGACTCTCGCGCCTAGCCCACTAGTGTATTGATGTTTACTTTTCTATCcctagttttgttttctgtttgattctGGTAGACGCCTTTTTCCAAAGTGAGTTGGCAACCTGTGGTAGCCAAAGTATGAAATAGGCAACTTATCGTAGGCTCGCTCTTAAAATACGAGGTGGTCTGAGCGCATCGCCTATAAGTAGTTAAGAGTATTGTGAGGAAGCTTTGTTAGTAGAGGAGCAGAGTGGCGCAGCGGAAGCGTGCTGGGCCCATAACCCAGAGGTCGATGGATCGAAACCATCCTCtgctaggcttttttttttcttctctcttccggataattttttttttctagttacaaTTTTTTTAGGTTAAACAATaatgaaagaaaaccaaatgaagccaagttttttttaattccagaattACAAGCATTTCTGAGAAATAATGTGAAACTACAATCTCTgcatgtacaatttttattttcatggacaCCCAAGTGTTATTAATCAATATTTCATCTCTAAACACAGCAAATTTCTCTTGTTGCCAAAGTGCCGTGCCACTGTTGCAGCCAGTTATGACAGTTGTAAGTTAACctgcaaagcaaagaaaatgctTACATAAACCGAGTGccaagggtggggtgggagcccaGGAATGGAGTTTTATATCCTTTGATACATAATTCGGAAAGCACTATTTGCCAAGTAGTTAAGGCGATCAACTAGGAATGCCTAAATCCCCACGCGGATTCTGTGCACCTACGAGGGTCTTAATCTCGGGAAATGAGTTGCATTTTGAGGTGGGTGTGGAGTCTTCATAGCACTGATTGAACTCTGACCTGAGAAAAACATTTCTGCTGACACTACTGTTAAATGTGTCTCTACTCTCTACCGTCCTTTAATATGTCAAATAGAACTATTCACtgtgcttattttttaaacatctgtgTGGACTGTTTTATGCTTCTCTCTCTCAGAAAGGATTCCTATTCAGATATTTATATGTCACATACTGTATTAggaactaaggaaaaaaaaaaaaaaccttaagtaCCTTAAGTAGTCTACAGTCTAGatatgcttttgttgtttttgttttttgtttgtttgtttgtttttgagatggagactcgctcttgttgcccaggctggagtgcagtggcacgatcttggctcattgcaacttccacctcctggactcaagcaattctgctgcctcagcctcccaagtagctgggattacaggtgcctgccatcacacccagctaatttttgtatttttagtagaaacaggattttaccatgttggccagggtagtcttgaactcctaacctcaaaaactccactcgcctcggcctcccaaactactgggattacaggcttgagtcaccactcctggcccatatgcttttaaacaaataaatatgtagagTGCAATACAGTAGTTCTGTGAAAGGATTGTACACTAAGTGCACTGGGAATAAGGAAAATGGTGCTTGTAGTCCCATGACCACCCACTAATTCAGTAATTCACTGGAAGTAATCACATGACTCAACACACTCTCAGTTAAGATTTATTATAGCTATTGACCATTTTTTGTTTGGGTTaaagaacatgttttaaaaataaaaacaaaaaagattaattATAGCACAGGATACAATgcagaaaaagcagaaaatatatatatacacagttgaATGTGGCTGTTACTATAGGACTGAACAAAGGAGGATGAACgcagaaatgaagacaaagacaaaaggaTTTGTTTAAAAGAAGGGGTCAGGGGGTTCCTTCGTTCTAGAGAACAAGGGCCCTGAGCTTCTACAGCCCTTCATATTTATTAGGTAGAGTTAACAGGGAGGAAGGGGTAACTGTCAGTCAGCTACTGGATGTATCACAGGCTCACATGATTGCTTTCTTTGTTCAACAGACTACAGATGTTCCTGTAGATAACCTTAAGGAACCACGGTGCCTGGGACGTGATtgccctcagcattccttctggTGGCAGATGCAGTTGTCAGCTTGCCAACATCCTGCTTTCAtgagaacagtttgctgtttgctcatatagcctccag
This genomic window from Chlorocebus sabaeus isolate Y175 chromosome 17, mChlSab1.0.hap1, whole genome shotgun sequence contains:
- the LOC103221993 gene encoding histone H4, whose translation is MSGRGKGGKGLGKGGAKRHRKVLRDNIQGITKPAIRRLARRGGVKRISGLIYEETRGVLKVFLENVIRDAVTYTEHAKRKTVTAMDVVYALKRQGRTLYGFGG